Proteins encoded together in one Benincasa hispida cultivar B227 chromosome 1, ASM972705v1, whole genome shotgun sequence window:
- the LOC120073195 gene encoding LOW QUALITY PROTEIN: GDSL esterase/lipase At4g16230-like (The sequence of the model RefSeq protein was modified relative to this genomic sequence to represent the inferred CDS: inserted 1 base in 1 codon; substituted 1 base at 1 genomic stop codon), translating to MDMIFVNKNTVEGILCFTLFTLFGTCFSRDFTANFVFGDSLVEVGNNNYIPSLSRANYVPNGIDFGRPTGRFTNGRTIVDIIGQELGFMTFTTPYLAPSTTGAVIFXGVNYASGSAGILNNAGKIFIARINMDAQIDNLANTRQDIISMIGLPAAIDLLRTSIFSITIGSNDFINNYFTPVLSDSGHRLIPPELSVGSMISRYRLQLTRLYNLGARRIVAVNVGPIGCIPYQRDSKPSLGNNCANSPNLMAQLFNNQLRGLLIELGARFQDSNFLYADAFRIVQDIVQNHASYGFENADSACCHIAGRYGGLFPCGPPSSVCVDRSKYVFWDSFHPSETANSXIAGRLLNGDAIDIWPINIRELERLN from the exons ATGGATATGATATTTGTTAACAAAAACACTGTCGAGGGTATCCTATGTTTTACcctatttaccttgtttggaaCTTGCTTCTCTAGAGATTTTACAGCTAATTTTGTGTTTGGGGATTCATTGGTGGAGGTTGGAAACAACAACTACATTCCATCGCTCTCCCGGGCCAACTATGTGCCAAACGGCATCGATTTCGGTAGGCCAACTGGTCGATTCACAAATGGGCGAACCATTGTTGACATAATAG GTCAGGAGCTTGGGTTCATGACATTCACTACCCCATACTTGGCGCCTTCCACGACTGGGGCGGTGATTTTTTGAGGCGTCAACTATGCTTCTGGTTCAGCTGGAATCTTAAACAACGCAGGAAAAATCTTT ATTGCTCGAATCAACATGGATGCTCAAATCGATAACCTTGCAAATACCAGACAAGATATCATCTCCATGATTGGCCTTCCTGCTGCCATAGATTTGCTTAGAACTtccattttctccataaccattGGCTCAAATGACTTCATTAATAACTACTTTACACCAGTCCTCTCTGATTCAGGACACCGCTTGATTCCTCCAGAGTTGTCTGTTGGTTCCATGATTTCGAGATACAGACTCCAACTCACA AGACTCTACAATCTAGGAGCCAGAAGGATCGTAGCGGTAAACGTCGGACCAATCGGATGCATTCCATATCAGAGAGATTCAAAACCTTCATTAGGAAACAACTGTGCAAATTCCCCTAACCTAATGGCTCAGTTATTCAACAACCAATTGAGAGGTCTACTCATAGAGCTCGGAGCTCGATTTCAGGATTCGAATTTCCTTTACGCAGATGCATTTCGAATCGTTCAAGATATAGTTCAGAATCACGCATCATACG GGTTTGAGAATGCCGACTCGGCGTGCTGCCATATCGCCGGGAGGTACGGTGGTCTTTTTCCCTGTGGACCGCCGTCCAGCGTGTGCGTAGACAGGTCGAAGTACGTGTTTTGGGATTCATTTCATCCTTCTGAAACTGCGAACT ATATCGCCGGGCGGCTCTTGAACGGGGACGCCATTGATATTTGGCCTATCAATATTCGAGAACTTGAacgtcttaattaa
- the LOC120092459 gene encoding uncharacterized protein LOC120092459 translates to MAAGLNSILFLLYGCVLVFVLRVVPLESAPQAFRRDPGHPHWHHGAFHTVRDTVRNDVRRMLHSRAEVPFQVPLEVNIVLVGFNNDGAYRYTVDSHRLEEFLRASFPSHRPSCLETGEPIDIEHHIVYNAFSVGQAELIALEKALKETMIPAGTARETDFGREVPLFEVEATAVEPVFQKLYSYIFDTDNEAYSAADRDRLMPIAIFIVNFDKVRMDPRNKEIDHDSLMYGKLAQLTDEDMRKQEGDYIYRYRYEGGGATQVWLGSGRYVVIDLSAGPCTYGKIETEEGSVSSRTLPRLRNVLFPRGLGAATDHSTHDNFLGELAALVSTTIEHVIAPDVRFETVDMTTRLLIPIIVLQNHNRYNIMEKGHNYSIDVEAIEAEVKKMIHVGQEAVIIGGSHLLHRHEKLAIAVSKAMRSHSLQETKNDGRFHVHTKVYLDGAILREEMERSADVLAAGLLEVADPSLSDRFFLRQHWMDETAVSDDSVLKHKPLWATYQSKIGKKVKKTEKKQGDLHRTYGTRVLPVFVLSLADVDSKLTMEDESLVYASKDVVIVLEHQNEKIPLSYVSETHRRHADPSQAQRHILAGLASAVGGLTAPYERASHVHERAVVNWLWAAGCHPFGPFSNTSQVSQMLQDVALRNIIYARVDSALHRIRDTSETVQTFAAEHLKTPLGEPVKGKKNKTTTELWLEKFYKKTTNLPEPFPHELVERLEKYLDNLEEQLVDLSSLLYDHRLQDAHLNSSEIFQSSIFTQQYVDFVLNEEREKMRCCSIEYKYPVQSSQNYIYGGILLAGFVVYFLVIFFSSPVR, encoded by the exons ATGGCTGCAGGATTGAACTcaatcttatttttattatacgGTTGTGTTTTGGTATTCGTTTTGCGTGTAGTTCCATTGGAGTCGGCACCTCAAGCTTTCAGGAGAGATCCAGGACATCCTCATTGGCATCACGGAGCCTTCCATACCGTCCGAGATACTGTCCGAAACGATGTTCGTCGGATGCTTCATTCGCGAGCTGAG GTTCCCTTTCAGGTTCCACTAGAAGTGAATATCGTCCTTGTTGGTTTCAATAATGATGGAGCCTACCGGTACACAGTAGATTCACACAGGCTAGAAGAGTTTCTGAGAGCCAGCTTCCCGTCTCACAGGCCATCCTGCCTTGAGACCGGCGAGCCCATTGATATAGAGCATCATATTGTATATAATGCATTTTCT GTAGGTCAGGCTGAATTGATAGCTCTTGAGAAGGCATTGAAGGAGACCATGATTCCTGCTGGAACCGCAAGAGAG ACTGATTTTGGAAGGGAGGTACCTTTGTTTGAGGTTGAAGCAACAGCAGTTGAACCTGTGTTTCAGAAGTTATATTCCTATATATTTGACACAGATAATGAGGCATACTCTGCTGCTGACAGGGATAGACTTATGCCAATTGCCATATTTATTGTGAACTTCGATAAG GTCAGAATGGACCCCCGAAATAAGGAGATTGATCATGATAGTTTAATGTATGGTAAACTTGCCCAGCTGACTGATGAAGATATGAGAAAACAAGAAGGTGATTACATTTATCGTTATCGATACGAAGGAGGAGGAGCAACTCAAGTTTGGCTGGGCTCTGGCAG ATATGTTGTGATTGACCTATCAGCAGGCCCGTGCACATATGGAAAAATTGAAACTGAAGAGGGAAGCGTCAGTTCTAGAACTCTACCACGATTGAGGAATGTGCTATTTCCAAGAGGACTCGGTGCAGCTACTGATCATTCAACCCATGATAACTTTTTGGGGGAACTTGCTGCCCTAGTTTCAACCACCATTGAACATGTGATAGCCCCGGATGTCAG GTTTGAAACTGTTGATATGACAACAAGATTGCTTATTCCGATAATTGTCTTGCAAAATCACAATCGATACAATATTATGGAGAAAGGCCATAATTACAGTATAGATGTTGAAGCAATCGAAGCAGAG GTTAAGAAGATGATTCATGTTGGGCAAGAAGCAGTGATAATTGGTGGTTCACATTTACTGCATCGTCATGAAAAGTTGGCCATAGCTGTTTCAAAAGCAATGCGGAGCCATTCCCTACAGGAAACGAAGAATGATGGTCGTTTTCATGTTCATACCAAGGTGTATTTGGATGGCGCTATCCTTAGAGAA GAAATGGAAAGGTCCGCTGATGTGCTTGCTGCAGGTTTGCTTGAAGTGGCTGACCCATCTTTATCTGATAGATTTTTCCTTCGCCAG CACTGGATGGATGAAACTGCTGTTTCAGATGATTCAGTACTGAAACATAAGCCTCTTTGGGCTACATATCAATCAAAAATTGGCAAGAAGGTGAAGAAAACTGAAAAAAAGCAGGGGGATTTGCACCGAACTTATGGAACTAGGGTGCTTCCAGT TTTTGTCCTTTCATTGGCTGATGTTGATTCAAAACTCACTATGGAGGATGAAAGCCTGGTTTATGCAAGCAAAGATGTCGTAATCGTACTTGAGCATCAAAATGAGAAGATACCTCTTAG CTATGTTTCTGAAACACATAGAAGACATGCGGATCCATCGCAGGCACAACGTCATATATTAGCTGGGCTTGCCTCAGCCGTTGGTGGTTTGACTGCACCTTATGAGAGGGCTTCTCATGTTCATGAGAGGGCAGTTGTGAATTGGCTCTGGGCAGCTGGTTGTCATCCATTTGGCCCATTCTCGAACACGTCTCAAGTCAGTCAAATGCTTCAAGATGTTGCATTG AGGAACATCATATATGCACGTGTAGACTCAGCTCTTCACCGAATCCGAGATACATCAGAG ACTGTCCAAACCTTTGCAGCAGAACATCTGAAAACTCCACTTGGTGAACCAGTGAAAGGCAAGAAGAACAAGACAACTACCGAGTTATGGTTGGAGAAGTTCTATAAAAAAACCACCAACTTGCCTGAACCTTTCCCCCACGAATTGGTCGAGCGACTCGAAAAGTACTTGGAT AACCTTGAAGAACAGCTCGTGGATCTCTCGTCGCTATTGTATGACCACCGTTTACAAGATGCACATTTGAATAGTTCAGAAATTTTCCAGAGCTCCATTTTCACCCAGCA GTACGTCGATTTCGTATTGAACGAAGAGAGGGAGAAGATGAGATGCTGCAGCATTGAGTACAAATATCCGGTGCAGTCTTCTCAAAATTACATCTATGGAGGGATTCTTCTAGCTGGGTTTGTAGTTTACTTTCTTGTCATCTTCTTTTCATCACCAGTGCGCTAA